One segment of Macaca fascicularis isolate 582-1 chromosome 2, T2T-MFA8v1.1 DNA contains the following:
- the LOC141409761 gene encoding uncharacterized protein codes for MASWGIPYDHLTEEGKTQLWFIAEVYDGFAQYAGTRARVARFQELFARRSPGATQHYLQRRSSPSPATAWVGGLGAGPRLPGSIPTPCGVRAPVRPLPCACAAGRGRRLWAVAAAEGARAFSLPRAGSRSRAGAEAAAAVVVTEVAAAEAARGEGREGGWLWGMDRVLRPQWKELALELERRRWRRRRLLLPSPPLFLKGLYTLEVLEEE; via the exons ATGGCCTCATGGGGCATTCCTTACGACCACTTGACTGAAGAAGGGAAAACTCAGTTGTGGTTTATAGCCGAGGTTTATGACGGTTTTGCACAATATGCAGGCACCAG GGCGAGGGTGGCTCGGTTCCAAGAGCTTTTTGCCAGGAGATCACCTGGAGCAACTCAGCACTACCTGCAGCGGCGCAGCTCACCCAGCCCAGCGACCGCGTGGGTAGGCGGGCTAGGGGCGGGGCCACGCCTTCCAGGGTCCATCCCCACCCCCTGCGGCGTGCGCGCGCCCGTCCGCCCGCTCCCTTGCGCGTGCGCCGCCGGTCGGGGGCGGAGGTTGTGGGCGGTGGCGGCTGCCGAGGGGGCGCGCGCGTTCTCGCTCCCTCGCGCCGGTTCGCGCTCCCGCGCCGGGGCtgaagcggcggcggcggtggtggTGACTGAGGTGGCGGCGGCTGAGGCGGCGCGGGGGGAGGGTCGGGAGGGGGGGTGGTTGTGGGGGATGGACCGGGTGCTGCGGCCGCAGTGGAAGGAGCTGGCGCTTGAGCTCGAGCGACGGCGCTGGCGGAGACGCCGGCtgctcctcccctccccgccg